gagtgagtgagtgcgcgtgtgtgtgtgtgtgtgtgtgcgtgtgtgtgtgtgtgtgtgtgtgtgtgtgtgcgcgtgtgtgtgtgtgcgcgtgtgtgcgtgtgcgcgtgtgtgtgcgtgtgtgtgagggGATAGACAGGCACTCAGTTGGGTCATCATTAACAATAACATCAagaatatacttaaaaaaaaagcttggcctgtattttaaataattaaagtaatAAGCAAACTTTATACTATTAGGACAGTatacaaagaagaagaaaagtaatcGCTAAACCGAAAACTCTAATAAATGTTTCGGCTTCCGCTTTCTTCAGATAGCACGGTAGAAGCAGCTTGCACTGCTGGTagactgtgttgttattttttaagaatGCGAATTGCACAGTGACTTGCAGATTCATGTTctgagtatattattattattattattattattattattattattattattattatcgggcTCTCTTTGACACTGTGTTGAGTCTGttagttttcttctgtttcacTGTCAGTGCTGTTCCTTTGAGAACCTGCATCTGCTTACTCAGCAAGACTGTCCTGCCCAGCAGCTCCCGTGGACTGGAAGGCACGATCAATCTGTTTGCCTGCGCCAGTCAGTAGCATTTAATAGCAGGCTCAGATTAGCTGGgtgaatgtttttctttctagCAGAATGTGGAAACCCAGCTGATGTATAAATGACAGTTCTGtttagtcctgtttttttttttaacaaagtcatTAATGGAGTTGTCAGTCACAGCACCAAAACACAGAACGGGACCTCCAGGAATACCTGGCCAGGTGAAGTTACACGCAAACCGTACAGCAGGATGCTTTCCACAAAGCATCGAGAAAGCATGGCATAGCATAGGTAAGGACTGTAAAAcccagcgaggtatggtaaagcactaTAATAATAATGGCAAATCACAGATGCATTACATGGCTAGTGCAAGATTACCATGGAAAAGAGAGGACAGCAATAGCTGAGAGCTTCCAaactttggctttttttttttttttttgtggcgtTGAAAAGATTCTGGAACTTTTTGGATCCAGCTGCGCTCGAGTTTACTGTGTGATGCTGAATCCTTGTGGTGTCCTAACCTGCACTCCTCGCCTCTGCCCTGTGAATAAAGCCTCTCAGAAATGCGTTACCCACCGTCCCCCACCAGAGGGAGTCTGCGTAGGTGGCGAACTCCGAGTTGACTTCCTTCTCAGCCAGGTAGACCAAAAATGAAGCGAAGATGAGGACCAGGAAGCCGATGTACCAGGCTGTGATCAGCTCCTGGCAATGGGGAACAAAGGCACAGCAAAGACAAGGCATTAGCGCCAAGGAAGCATGCCACCCTCGATGCTTCTCTACGGAGGGGGAAAGAATGAGTGAATTCGGTGATTACTATAATCCgaaaaaatacacataataaGAATGATTTCAGCTTCCTTCGTCAGAAGAACATGAAGATTCCCCTCTGACCTCACAGCCCTCTTCCATTCAGTAATGGGTCTCCCCAAAGCCAATTCACCTCTCAGAGCATCAatggattcaaacccaggactCCAGGCAGGCATGAACGTCTAGGTTACTAACCCGCTGTGCCGCCTCCACCCTTGTACTGAATATCTCCATGCTGGTAGATACACTGCTAGTACCACCCGACGTGGCCTCTCTTCAGTCTGGTTACCTTGCTGTGGGCGTAGACCACGGAGCCCAGCAGCTTCCACGTGCCGCCGCGCCGGTCCATGCGCACCATGCGGAGGATCTGCAGGAACCGCATGCTGCGCAGCGCCGACGTGGCGAAGATGTTCCCCTGCGTGCCGGCCGAGATCACCGCCACCGAGGCCACGAACACGATGAAATCTGCAAGAGAGACAGTGGTCCTTGAGGTCATTCGCAGAGCAATGCAGTCGAGATTAGAAAGTGTGACGGATAAGATCGATTTTCAGAGACTTGTAGCTTTTAACCACTGAATATATGCATTAATGAAAACATCAACACTTTAACCTAAGAAGTCAGAAGAAGATTATCActgttattttattcattcacTATGCCCAAGGCTCTTGCTAGGAATGACAGTGAGACAGGTAGGCTGGAGGAGACTGAACTATGACACAGGTGGGAGGAGACTGACCTATGACACAGGTGGGAGGAGACTGAACTATGACACAGGTGGGAGGAGACTAAACTATGACACAGGTGGGAGGAGACTGACATATGACACAGGTGGGAGGAGACTAACCTATGACACAGAAGGGTTTCCTGGCGAATCGTAGACGGCCCTGGCATCCCCGGTACCGGCAGCAGCATCCTGCAGCCCAGACCCTGATGATGTACTCCAGCCCCGGTACCGGCAGCAGCATCCTGCAGCCCAGACCCTGATGATGTACTCCAGCCCGAACACAATGATCATCACAAACTCCTACCAGagagatgggggagggggggtactGGAGTCAGGGGCTTCCACTCATCTCAATTATGTTGTTAATTCCTTAATTATGGTGGATCAACTGAGGGGAGAAATCATTAAATGCACGAACCAACAGGTCAGAACAAAAAGCACTAATAATGCAGTATGGATTGGATTATGGTATAAGTCTAGCCCAGGGGtggccaatcacagtcctggGGGGCCTattccattcctggtctttgttttaaccctgttttaaccaattaaacctctatccagaccctgaagtagttaattatataattgtacctgttatacctggagtggaattgcctgccaggaccgggattggacaccTTGGTCTATCCTGCATAAAGCTTTATAAAACCACAAATGTATTGTGCTAGTGTAATGTTTGACTGTTCAGTGTTTAATAATATTTGGGTCGTGCAGTTGGTTGGGCTGGATTTCAGCTTCCTTACCAGTATGAACAGGCCTTCGTTTGCTAGCGTTTGGTATTCTGGAATTGTAGAAAACACAGACAGCACCAGACAGCCGAGCACAAGCAGGAATCTAAAGGAAGGAAACAGCAAAGCCAGGTCAATGACGGGGTCTGTATGAGACCTGTCGGGGGCCTAGAGCCAGCGACCATGGAAACACCAGACTTCTGAAGAAAACATCAACACATAATTAAACAAGGTGGGTCAGCAACATGCACACCCAGACAAGGGTTCAAACAGCACCTGTTACTACCCTCCCTAATTCCAAGTACCATGACAACACTAACTTCTAAACAGGGGCATACAACACATAACCACAGCAGAGTGAAGAGGGGTCGTCTCCCACCTTTATCAACGGATTTATTAGTCTGCAGCCCTTCAGACTTTCCCTGAGCCAACATCAGTCTTTAACGGAGTTGGGACTCAGCCACAAACCGCGACCTCATCACCGCTCACAGTAGCCATAAAGGAGCAGCAGACGTTCTACCAGGAATCAGGAGAATTCATCACTAATGCATGTAGGACTGATGGTGGTCGTCTTGTTAAAGGAGGCTTTGTGGCTGGCTTAGGGTCCTCATGTTGTCACATGCAAAGTATGTATACCTTAGGgtactttaaaatactttaaatttacACTGAACAGggaagaaatgtgtgttttgaagTCTGATGAAAAGCCTGATTTTAGAGAGGCTTTCACAAACTAAgcacatccaaaaaaaaataataataaaaaaaataaatactcccCACTGTTTGCACTACCCCTAATCACCTGCAGATGGCGACATTGAGTCTGGGTTGCATTTCATTTCTTGAAGTGGGGTTTGTGCTGCTTTCCCACAAGCCTTAATCAAAGTTTGCAAttggtattaaaaaatataacccTTCCTCTTCAGAGGTTAGTTACTGCAAAGGGGCAAAGGATAGGCGTATCATGGTTAGTACAAGTACATAACAAGCCCTACTTTTTTAAACCTATAAAAATTAGTTTCAGAAGATCTGGGATAGTATTAGGAGTTTTGCTCTGACAAAGTACTGCATCATAAATGCTGTACTCTTGTGGGCTTTAATACACAGACACACGACACATCAGCTGTACTCCTATCCTAAGGAAAGTAACTCGACATAACATTGAGATCTAGGGTTTGAGTAACTGATTGTTATTACAGCCATCCATCAGATACCTTTGGGCTTCCAGCAGAACAGGAGGCCGTATCTCAAGTCAGATGCGTGTATTAAGAATCTTTCACCCCCCCTCTTGGGACAAAAGCATCTCCTTTGCAGTAGGGTCCCGGGATGCTGGATGGAACCCATCTATCACCAGCCTCTTCAGTTCTATCTGACTGGCTTTCTGTCCAGAGAGCCAGCAATAATTGCAATCCTCCCATTTGGGGGCACATTTCCAGCAAACTCTCCTGTGGTTCTACCTGTATGAGCCTCTCTAATGAAGACAGGCTTCCAATTGGCTCCACAGTACCCACACCAGCTGGAGCCCGACGCTGTTCAGATTGGTGATTCGTACTGATCGGAATCTGTCCTGCACTAACAAATGCCTTTTCTAGTCTGCTGTTTTGATACCGACAGAGCTGTGAATGTTCTACACGCTTAGAACTGCAGCAGTGAAATTTGGTTAGGAACACAGACACAGGATAAAGTTGGATTCAGCAGTGTTCCATTCCCACCCACAGAGCTGCAATGAACTTAAAACTCTGCAAGTCCTTGTTGTCAGCCACCCAGTGCGTACACGACAATGATACATCAAGCTTTAAAGGTATTACCAGAGAGGTCACATTCTGCCAACAGTTCACACCATTGCATTGCTACCACAGTGTTGCTGCTGCATTGCAATTGGTGTTTTTTGGTCAGGGcaggcactgaataaatacacaacagtgtgagtctttttttcttcctccGTTCTTGAGCACGCCCATTGATcatcttgttttgtaaaacatttaagcAGAGAAGCAATCTAAATATTTAATGTAAGAAGATTTGCAGTCGCCCGCAGGGAGATCTCTTTGAGAAGCGAAGAAAAGTTTGGCCAGCAGCCTGTAACCTAGACTGTGTCTTtgaaaaaacattactggggGTGGAATTTAACAGACTGGATTCAGCTCCTCTGCCAACCACGCTTCTGGTGTTTACAGAGCGTCTGGGCACACAGTACACTTTGGAAACTAAAGTTCTGAAGAAGGGTGAAAACCACAAACACACGGAGCCAGGTCAGCTGAATATAAAATGTGCTATGTGCGCCTTCTTTTGCGTTTAATTTCACATGCCTCTGCTTCCTCATCTGAATCCTTGTAGCTTACTCTTGGCTAACTCATTCAcacagggagggggggggggcagtttgcCTCGTCCATACAGCCAGGGGATTTT
This genomic interval from Polyodon spathula isolate WHYD16114869_AA unplaced genomic scaffold, ASM1765450v1 scaffolds_673, whole genome shotgun sequence contains the following:
- the LOC121308388 gene encoding potassium voltage-gated channel subfamily KQT member 4-like; this translates as APDRSHTDPVIDLALLFPSFRFLLVLGCLVLSVFSTIPEYQTLANEGLFILEFVMIIVFGLEYIIRVWAAGCCCRYRGWQGRLRFARKPFCVIDFIVFVASVAVISAGTQGNIFATSALRSMRFLQILRMVRMDRRGGTWKLLGSVVYAHSKELITAWYIGFLVLIFASFLVYLAEKEVNSEFATYADSLWWGTITLTTIGYGDKTPRTWLGRMLAAGFALLGVSFFALPAGILGSGFALKVQEQHRQKHFEKRRIPAANLIQVGQPSLYRYNQMPSVSNTWQ